From the genome of Camelus dromedarius isolate mCamDro1 chromosome 19, mCamDro1.pat, whole genome shotgun sequence, one region includes:
- the SAPCD1 gene encoding suppressor APC domain-containing protein 1 isoform X1, with product MGGTSSVQQWAWLHFSHLRTMGSRGRSGLPLVQAPYTVLLLPLETSHQDPGARSFFLWLQRMQALEREQDALWQGLELLEHSQAWYEGRLREAQQQQLRLGALGENFLTDSHSEPGSPQLAQIQKVNICLQNLIQGKFSPHPLNKDSSCATQDWKGRPRKQNLWQQQVSCREVGGGWKPWASVGVGSTNTQTVSLLFSRS from the exons ATGGGAGGGACCAGCTCTGTGCAGCAGTGGGCGTGGCTCCACTTTTCCCACCTCAGAACTATGGGGAGCCGGGGTCGCAGTGGGCTGCCCCTGGTGCAGGCCCCCTACACGGTTCTGCTGCTGCCACTGGAGACAAGCCACCAAGACCCAGGGGCCCGGAGCTTCTTCCTCTGG ctgcaGAGGATGCAGGCTCTGGAGAGGGAACAGGATGCCCTGTGGCAGGGGCTGGAGCTGCTGGAGCATAGCCAGGCCTGGTATGAGGGCCGCCTGAGGGAAGCCCAACAACAGCAGCTGCGTCTGGGGGCCCTTGGTGAG aattttctaaCAGATTCACACTCAGAGCCTGGCAGCCCCCAGTTAGCCCAGATTCAAAAGGTGAACATCTGTTTGCAGAATCTAATTCAGGGGAAg TTCTCTCCACATCCCTTGAACAAAGATAGTTCCTGCGCCACCCAAGACTGGAAGGGAAGGCCAAGGAAACAGAATTTGTGGCAGCAGCAGGTAAGCTGTagagaagtggggggagggtggaaGCCCTGGGCCTCAGTGGGAGTGGGGAGCACAAACACCCAAactgtctctctcctcttctccaggAGCTGA
- the SAPCD1 gene encoding suppressor APC domain-containing protein 1 isoform X2: protein MGGTSSVQQWAWLHFSHLRTMGSRGRSGLPLVQAPYTVLLLPLETSHQDPGARSFFLWLQRMQALEREQDALWQGLELLEHSQAWYEGRLREAQQQQLRLGALGENFLTDSHSEPGSPQLAQIQKVNICLQNLIQGKFSPHPLNKDSSCATQDWKGRPRKQNLWQQQELTRQQKGVIRPKGEMAQPGYPEGRVGPTRV from the exons ATGGGAGGGACCAGCTCTGTGCAGCAGTGGGCGTGGCTCCACTTTTCCCACCTCAGAACTATGGGGAGCCGGGGTCGCAGTGGGCTGCCCCTGGTGCAGGCCCCCTACACGGTTCTGCTGCTGCCACTGGAGACAAGCCACCAAGACCCAGGGGCCCGGAGCTTCTTCCTCTGG ctgcaGAGGATGCAGGCTCTGGAGAGGGAACAGGATGCCCTGTGGCAGGGGCTGGAGCTGCTGGAGCATAGCCAGGCCTGGTATGAGGGCCGCCTGAGGGAAGCCCAACAACAGCAGCTGCGTCTGGGGGCCCTTGGTGAG aattttctaaCAGATTCACACTCAGAGCCTGGCAGCCCCCAGTTAGCCCAGATTCAAAAGGTGAACATCTGTTTGCAGAATCTAATTCAGGGGAAg TTCTCTCCACATCCCTTGAACAAAGATAGTTCCTGCGCCACCCAAGACTGGAAGGGAAGGCCAAGGAAACAGAATTTGTGGCAGCAGCAG gAGCTGACAAGGCAGCAGAAAGGAGTCATTCGCCCAAAGGGGGAGATGGCTCAGCCAGGCTACCCCGAGGGACGGGTGGGCCCTACCCGTGTCTAA